The stretch of DNA cacatatcgtcagccaccaagggacatgctcaactggttatggtcaagcaaatgacaagcaaaactgttgcattgagcagaatatttgccatagccctattattgttgttgctgttgttaagatggtgagctggtagaattgttagcttgttggatgaaatgcttagtagtattttacccattgctacattctgagtttgaggtcggctttgttttcatcctttcgggctcaataaaataagtaccagttgaacactgaggtcgatgtaatcatttCATCCCTTCTCCTAAATTTGCtacccttgtagcaaaatttgaaaccattattattattattaccatcatcagtattattattattatcatcagtattattattattatcattatcatcagtattattattattattctaattgattattttcttttttatttttagtttgtgtTTGGATGATCTGACCTTTCAACGATGGATAGAAGAGGCAGAGGTTCCTTCTTCATTTTACTACAGTTACTTAATCATCTAATGTATCTTGGTGGCTTTTCTGTAATCCCACCAGTTACATTATTTGTCACCTTAGTGAATGTAGCTGTTCACTTTGAGAACTTCTTTATGCCCGTATCGATTTTCCCATCAGTAGAAACTGCTTGCATCAGTGTGTTTCATGTATGGACTCATTTGCAATGGAAACGACTAATCTATGGAGCATTTTTCCATCTCGATGATCTACATCTTTATTATAACATGGTTTCTTTCCTTTCGAAAGGTATCCGCCTAGAAAAAAGGCTATCATCACAACACTTTGGatttttattggtattttgtaCTGTAGCTTCAGGTGTCGTTCTTATTGcactaaatattttaatgatgatATTAACTAATGATACTTCCTATGAACTGACTTGTGCTGTTGGTTTCTCAGGTGAGTTACTATTGAATGCATTTaagcacacaatcatatatagatatgcactgaataaaatacactcatacacatatatcttagtCCAGAAGAGATGCTAATAGTAAGAGATATTCTTATTGTTCTGCATATTGGATTCTAAGTGGAGGTGTGAGATATTCTGAAATTGCAAGGCAGTATGCTTGTAAGTATTGAAATTACTattgagagaaatgtgtctgcaatGATACAGTGGTCTAACCTTCTATGATTGGGAAACATAGAAATACTGTTATGAAAAAGTTTTGAATAAGAATTATGAGTGGAATAGCGAGTGCTGCCTTAAGTTGAATTAATGAGATGTTAGAAGGTTAATAAGATTATGAAGATGACAAAAGCAGTGGAAGGTATTGATCAATAAGGGTTGTTTTCTGAGATGCTGAAAGTATCAGACTAAACAGGCTGAATGCCAGTAGCTCACTTAATATGCGGTGCTATCTCAAATAATTGTTATATACTATAAGGGCAAGATGATACACTAGATAGGAGCAGTTATGGAATTCTTAAACTTCTAAGCCAAACCTTTAAATCAGAAATTTTTTAGTAAAGTTAGGTTTGGGGAACAACAggtgccatatttctggtaaagCAACTGTAAGAAATGTTCTTAGTTAAGAACAATTAGCTCCAATTTGAATTTGTTGATTTGTGGAAGACCTTTATCAGTATCCCACACTTTGTAGTCTACTGGCAGCAAGTTCATAGACAAATTTAGTGATCACCTAGCTGTTCACTAGACATTGGTGTTTTACTCACTTATATTCACTATAGTTCTGCAGGATAAAGAAAATCAAGATTTGGTAATCGTTAAAACTTTGATATGCTAAGGACTTTTTTCagattgcaaaatattttaaagagttGCAGAGAAAGTTCTGAAGCATTTAAGCATAGCTTAGAGTTCAAACACCTCATAACAGAATATAAGGTTTTAGAATAATCTGTCTTTGTTCTACATGTAGGAAGTAAATAGGTAGAAACTTAtaaatttttgtctgttttatcTCTAAATTTGTAAATAGCACCTTGTTACAAGTTTGTAGCGAGCTGGTTAATATATGCTCATgtaagatatatgtacacacattcatatgcatttgCTTCTctacatggtatcttgggcaggtgttttctagtatagccccaggttgaccaaagtcatgtgaacagatttggtcaatggaaacagaaatatgtatcatcatcatttaacatctgtgttccAAACTAGcaaaggttggacagtttgacaagattcGATGAGACTGCATCCTGTTCTGGTGTttgtttcagcatggtttctacagctgaaggcTCTTCCTAATGTCTGCTACATTACAGTGTATACTGGCTGCTTGTTTCATGTCATCAACACCAGTGAAATTATAACATGGTTTCTTTCCTTGCAAGACTACAAACCAAAAAGTGGGGGAGGGGCACCAGATTTATGTTAGGAGTTAaattatgtaaatacacacacacattgtgtgtgtatatgcatgcacatgtgtgtatttatgtatttctttacatcTGCACTCATGTGAAGGTCACAATGATTGAGCGATCTTGTTGGAAGTACTCTTGTCAATAAATTGTCTACACATTTTGTACTTTCAAAGTTGTGTGGAATAAGAGATCCCTTGCTTGGAAAGCAGATAAGTGTTAcatcaggaagagcatcgagTTGTAAAATGGCACCTCATTCAtccatcatgtaaaaaaaaaaacgaatatatatatatatatgtatatcatctacctgcctacctactgACTGACCAACCGATGTCTAAAAATCTAAGAGTCAGAAAAATGACACTCTATTAATCTAAATAGCATGTCTCCCCCACATCTCTACTACTACCTTTGCTCTCAGCTTGACCCTCACCCTTACTGTGGTGGTTCTTTTTGCTCCCAATGCAAGAAACAAATGGTCTAagagatattttttttctctgtatgattttgttttgtgtttttttcacaACAGCCTTAAGATCTGAAAACCAGATGTAGCACTCTCAGACCTCCATCGGTTAAGAACCCATATCATACTATTCCTTTTGACCTTTTCTGATGATTGCTGAGTTTTTTCTCAGCCCCTGgtatgaaaccaattggtaaattGGCCATTACAAGAAtttaatattgaattttattattaatgtatgtacacacacatacacacacacacacacatagttctgAAGTGAAGTTGGGGTCTTAATAAAATGAAGACAGTGAACAAGTTAAACTGTTCACCAGATGTTTTTAGTGCAGAAAATGGGAAAAATTCCAGAACTTTCATCTGTTGGCAAATCTGAATAAATATAATGCTACAAGTTAGCAAGATATAGGCATTAGATGTGGGAGGGAAAGGCTGGAGGAAAATGAGATGAATGTTGATAATATGGATGTCATGTTAACCTTTATTGAAGGCTGACCACAAGTgagcagagtgtgtgtgtgtgtgtggtgagtattCAAGACAGAGTGAAATGTGCAGGAGTGATGGTTATGCAAGTATGGTCATGTCACCCTCCTGAGGAAGAACTTATGTCTCTTCATGGTACCTGTTTAGAGAAAGATGGATCTTAGAGGTAAGCATTTTTGCCAAGGACTCAACATAACaccaataagaaaataaaaaaaggcaaGTATCTCTGCTTTTGGCTAGTTGGCTAAAATATTTCTAACTTATTTCTGTTCCAAATTTTTCCATGTGTGATGAAACTGGTTGTGTGCAATAAATTGGAGTTACCTAGTTTGCACTGCTTTAGTATGGTGAAATATTGGAAGTCATATATTACCATTTGTTTTCTCTTGAAATTCCTCCTGGTTTATTGTTATGTTAtatctgccagcctcgcctggcacctgtgcaggtggcacgtaaaaatcacccactacactcacggagtggttggcgttaggaagggcatccagctgtagaaacattgccagattagactggagcctggtggagccatctggcttcccagaaccccggtcgaactgtccaacccatgctagcatggagaacggac from Octopus sinensis linkage group LG2, ASM634580v1, whole genome shotgun sequence encodes:
- the LOC115232328 gene encoding rhomboid-related protein 4 translates to MDRRGRGSFFILLQLLNHLMYLGGFSVIPPVTLFVTLVNVAVHFENFFMPVSIFPSVETACISVFHVWTHLQWKRLIYGAFFHLDDLHLYYNMVSFLSKGIRLEKRLSSQHFGFLLVFCTVASGVVLIALNILMMILTNDTSYELTCAVGFSAVIFAIKVVLNYMNPQEQHAYGGFLIPYKYIHWLEVVMIQLIVPQASFLGHISGIIVGLIYCKTPLKDIFSRIFPPDQRSESEHENPYSSNRYNQYPGHQPHYDAYQSPYTPYGFRYRRF